From the Hevea brasiliensis isolate MT/VB/25A 57/8 chromosome 13, ASM3005281v1, whole genome shotgun sequence genome, the window GCGATATGCTTTTTTTGGCTTCAAACTCTTATTTCGGTAAGTTCTTTGTTCCGAATGAAGAAGCACCCACTGTGAGAGGTTGGATAGTATAGTTTTTATGGATATTGACGGTGTCTAGGATTGGGCTTCGTATAGGTTGTGGAAGTTTATCTGTTATCAGTGTAGTGTTTTTAGGATTGGGGTTCGATATTTGGGTATTGGATTTGTGTGTTGGTTTGTTGAGAACTATTTGGTTGAGTTGAAGAGTTAGTTTTTATGATTGCATCTTGATTCTCGGGTGAAAGGTAACAGAATAATGATTGCTTATAATATTTGCTCGAAGCCATGGACCGTATTTCCCCTTACTGGTTGAGTCTGCTTGCTCTAATGGTTGTTGAAGGATTGGACAGACCTTGTTAATATGCCCCATAACCTCACATGAGAAACAAATGTAAGGAAGCCTCCCAATTTTGAACTTAATCCATTGTAATTCTCCTGTTGGCTTCCTGTTATTGAACCCTATAGGAAAAGGTTTGTCCAGAGCCAAGTTCACACAGATTCGAAGAAAGTGACGTATCCGATGAGTCCATCTTGAGTGAAATCTGACTTAAAAAATTCTCCAATGGAATTCTCAATAGTCTTGGCATTGTCTTATGTGAGCTGATTAGTTGGCAGTCCATGAACTTGTATCCGATATGGAGAGTGAGTGAAATAGATCTCATCGAAGCTTAAATCTGGAGGCCACTTCTGGATAGCTAAGTATTGGTTATGTATGTTCCATGGTTGATTTTCCAGAACAAACTTCACATCTACTTCATGCTCGAAAGTAAAGAGGAACGTATTGAGTTTTTTTGGGCTGATTTGGAACTTACATCTAGTTTTCCAAGCACTTTCCAGAGCCGCTTTAATTGCTGTTAGGCTGAGTTTTCTGGATGATATCACTTTCCCTACCAGGATGAGTTGATGGTGATCCATAGCTCTAGCATTATAAGCTGTCAGCTGCAGAATTGTATTTTCTGAGAGCAGATTTTAGGCTTTGGAGATTAAATCCATGATGCTGGTGTTAGTCATAGTGAGTGTAATGAAGTTAAAGGGAGAAAGGATGATCGGTGATTGAGAAATTGATGGCAGTAAGTGAAGGTATAATGACAGAAGGGCCACAAAGTGTTATGGTTGAAAGGTGAAGGTAAATGACAGAAGGACCACGAAAGTGGATGAGATAAATGTTGATATGTAGAGGATATGGAGAAATTTCTGGGTGTATTTGTATACAGGTGAGAGGATCTGGCACTGAAAGGAGACGAAAACCAAATGAAAACCAAATCAAAGCCAATTAAATGTCGAATCACGACGGTGTAAGGGATGCACCCTAAAGAGAAAAATCCACGCAATCATAGGAAGATAAAAAGATCTGCCATGACTTTTTGTTAATTAGCatcaaataaatcaaaaatttccaTGAATTCActtaagaaagaaaagaaaagcacaAAACTGCAAGACTTTTGCTAAATCAATTCTCTTtagctaaatcttccaaacatccCTTGTTTATGCTAAAGCCTTAAGGCATAAACATCCCTTATTTATGCTAAAGCCTCAAGatataaataaatcaaaataatgGAGAATTATAAAACATCTTTTCGCATTATTTGCAAGAAACAAAAAGTTTCATTCAAATAAagctttttattttcttaaagaTATACACACGCATTTAAGTGATTCAGTGACAAGATACATCCGTAATAAAATTAtggtaattttattaaaatattttaattcataTAAATTATCCATACACACTATTTGGCCACGTGTATGCGAAATAACGCTTTGactaggggagagcagttttcggtttaaaccgaaaaaccgaaccgaaccgattcaattcggttcaatcggttcggttttcaattttaatcggttcggttcggtttataattttgataatttcgattaatcggttcggtttggttattttcatataaaaataaaaaaaccgaaccgaaccgaaattattaatatataggaaattaaagaaaatcgaattaaattgaatcgaaccgaatcgaaccgaaccaaaatcaaagaaaaccgaaccgaaccttaagatttttttgttttgatttctaattttttttgtttttatgtttttattatttagatttaatattaaaaatatgaaattttatgaatttcggtttgatcgatttaaaaccgaaccgatatttatcggttcgattcagttcgattttcTCTCATTAATTGATTtggttcaatttttaaattttttgatttttaatttttagttttatcaATTAGATTCGGTTCGAAATCGAACCGATCGTTTGCACGACTGTAGCTTTGACAATGGTATGGCGACAATGGCATGGAGAACCTTGAATATGTTCCAGTACCGCTTTTCTTTATCCCCTCGTGCTTCTTATAGGCTATGGCCATGGGGTAATGTGACATGTCAAATTTTGCATTGAATGAGATACGGCAACCACCCACAGCCATTAGGGAGCCCAATGCATGGCCTTAAATAGGCCCACTACTGTTATTTcacgaaaaaaaaaaatttcccgcTTATTCTACCCAACGTTTGTTAAAAAGAAGGGAAAACAATTTTGGGGAAAATGTCAATGAAGCCGATGGACGACGTGGATCGGTTGTTTGAATGCTTCAAGTGTGGCGTCTCTCCTCCTCGTAAGTTCCCAATTTCTCACTCTTCAAAGCAGAATTATTGAAAGAAAATGATACTGAAACTTTTGATTTCTAGGTTTTCAATGCTGTACTCTATTCTCTATATATACACCCATAACACAACTGAAAATTGATTAGGTCGGGTTTTTATTTCTCAATTTCCTGAATTTTTTTCAGTTCACTTTCGTGTGCAATTCACTTCAGTAGCTTACTTTATAAAATTTCTCTGGATTTTGATACATCTTCTTATTTAAGGTTAATCAAACGTTATTTATAGATTCAATTCGACGCGAGTTAATGGATTGTAGTTTACAGTATCTAAATTTAGGTCATCAAGAATTTCTGTACGTGTCTCGTAATGATATTTCATGACACGCTGAATTGTATGAGTTGTTTGTTATTATATCCCTATGCTTACATGgtgatttgttttgtatttgttattagAATCTGCCCTAAGAATAAGAAAGAGAAGCAAGAGCAAATCTAAGCAAGGGAATGAAATACATGAAGTATCACCAGCTTCTGGTACTCCATCACCAGGATCAGCCATGCAACCAAAGAAGAAGAATGCAACGGATGCACAGCTCTCTGGGGAGAAAGTTTGtagtttgctttttttttttttccctttcatgCTTGTATGTTGTGTTGGTAATTGTTATCCATTATATCATGCAAAAACTTGTTTCTGCATGCTACCTAGTCTGATGTCCTTTATATGTTGCGTGATTCAGAAATATCGAATTTTAGCATACACTCACACAGGTTTCATTTCTATTTTTAGTTTGTACCGGTTTAATTTCATCAGTTTTCACTAGACTTATCACTAAATTTCAATGCAGTtgttaacttttaaatttatcaCAAATAGCACTTAACTTTAGTTTGCATTTCAATAAGGTCACTAGAAATTTGGCACGATTTCTAATGTAGTTGTAAAATTAAAGGTGAGGCATAGGACTTTCTTATTTGGCTTCCATGTAAAAATTTTTCAGATAAACCTCTATTTTCAAATCTCTCAATAGTGACCTTATTGACACACAGATTGAAGTTGAGTATTTTTATGTAACAAATTAAAGATAAGTGACTATGTTGAAATTAGTAGTTCCAATTACTACTGGTGAAGACAAACCTTATATACCTCTTTGTTCTTTTCTTTATGTAGTACAGTTTGTCTTCTTTGAACTGATAttgggttgtttttcttttttacttgAAGTTCAGAAGTCCATGTTATGATGTTCATTATTCTGCAAAGCTtaatcatttaattgtttttatcATTATTTCCTTAGTTTGGTTCAACAACAGTTAAAGCAAACAACTTAAGCCATGGGAGGCAGATTTCTCCCTTTGTGTTTTATGGGTCTCCACATGGTGTTCCTCCAAAAAGGCCAATCAGTTTGTTGCGACTGCTACGTGAAATACGTATCGATCTTGCGGAACAACAAAAATCAAACTTGAGGTAGTTGTCCTGCCCTTTCATACTTCCTTTTGAGGCAGCATTTCATTTTGACTCTTCTCTTACTGCATTTTCCATTATATTATTGATAATAATTGACTCTAGTTACTGGTTTCCCAGGACGGAAGTATGGGCTACATTTCCAAGGCAGAATGAAGCGATGAACTTTGCAAAAGAGCACGGGAATGTGTGTGTCTTTAGTTATCAAGATCACCATAACGGACAAAGAAGGTTCCTTGTTTCCACATACAAGGAGTTCTGGAGGAGGTTTTCTTGTTTAAATTTTCTTGCATGATTAGTATTACTGAATCAATAATTACCATTCACTGCGTCTTTTGAAGGGTTTGCTTATGCTGATCTTTTGAACTTCAGGTACAAAagcatggattccaaatttcgcCACCATTATGAAGTGATTCAGGAGGTGACAACCTCTTTGTTTCCCTTTTATAAATCAAAACATCCAGATACACACATAACTGCAAACTGTGAGTGTGTTAAAATTGGACCTGGCTTTACACAAATAAAATTTCATGTTTGTGTTTATATCTCACCTTTTTTGTCTGCTCCTGCTTGCTTTTAATGCCTCTTTTCTAATTTGTCCGGTGTAAACTGGCTGTGAGTCTGTGACAAACCAGAAAGAAACATTTTCTTAATCTAATTTTAATATCCTACAAAACTTGAGTTCTGAAGTTATTTGTGTAGTTTGTCATTGAGATATTTTTCTGACTGGTGTGTTGTTTTCAGGGTTTACCATGCCACCTGTATTTTGATTTGGAGTTCAGCAAAAGAGAAAATGCAGAAAGACATGGAGATGAAATGGTTGATCTCTTGACATCAGTCATTCTAGAAGCATTACTTGAAAAATATTCTATTCAAGGAAACCTTGAGTGGATAGTGGAGCTCGATTCCTCCACTGCAGGTATGTTGATCTAGTAGAAACATAGCATCTGTCTGCTGTCCTTTATTTCATGATATGTCATCAAATATTTAAATATCAGAAGATTTAGACATCACATCCCTTCCTTGCCTTTTTGCAAAGAGGTTGTTTCCATGACTTAAACCCATGACCTTCTTGTCAATGTGTAACCTCACAATATAACTGTTTCGAGGGTCTTCTAGCTTAGGCCAATCTTAGCTAACATTGAAAAGAAGGCAAAGGCAGGCTGACATTCAAGTTAAAACTGTTAGAGAAAACAAAGAGAAATAGAGAGTGAGCCAAGTCTCCTAGGAACTCTTACAATAGTATGATGTTGTCTCTGCCTTTTGTAAGTTTGTTTGTTGTTGGAGTCAATAAAGTGGGAGATATTATACTTGGCATTTATCTTAGTAACGACTTGGTTTTTCAAACTAATTGTTTCTTCTAAGTTCTAACTTTGCACATGCAGAAAAGTTCTCACGCCACTTGATCATCCGCATACCAAAGGCTGCTTTTAAGGACAACTCtcatgctggtgcatttgtttcaGAGGTACCCCTTAGAGAATAGGCATATTAACTGTGTCTTACGTCTTATGGAATATGGTGTCTGGAAAATCATGTCCCATGTATACAGTTTATACAACATTCAGGAATCTGTGTTTGTCACTAGAACTCTCTCCTTTTCTTGTAGAAATATCAACTGTTGTCACCATGTGATGATATATTGTCAGATATGCTCTCGGATCTCAAGTGCGAGGGAGAGAGATGATGGATATGAAAAACTATTTGTAAGAAAAGATTCAACTTCTGAATCTCCAAGCCAACTTTTTGTAGACACTGCTGTCTATTCTAGAAATCGTGTCTTTCGTTTAGCTTTGTCATCCAAGGCAGGAAAGAGTGCAGTCCTTCTACCAACTGGGCGCTTCAAATGTAAGGACATGGTACGCTATTCTCCTTACCTATGAATAACCATTCAAAGTCCAATAACTTTTCTATCAAGTAACATTGCTTTTCTTTTGATCCAAAATTGGCTTGGCACTCTCTTTAGGTTTTCTTGGAACTTGTAAGGAGCTCTCAACTAACAAGCAGGGATCGTGTccgcaatttttttcttttatctttatttttttatttatttactgtTCTATTTTGGGCAATCTTGTCCATCTAGAGGACTTAAATTAAACAATATAATGACTTGTACAAAATGCTAAGCTTTTTCGTGTTATTTCATGTTCCATTTATTGTCCAACCCtacatttctttctttctttctttcttttttttctagttATTTCCTAGTAGTGGCTCCTTGTCACATATTGGTAATAGTCTTACCATGGGCTCAGATTTGTTGGACAATGACATGAGTTTACACAGTTGTAGATAAAGTATCCAGGCCTTCCCCACCCCCGTTTTTGGCAGTTTTACTTATCATTTACCTTAATAATATTGCAATAGCTGGTATAGGTGGTAAATTATATCTCCAAGAAGCTCTTCAATGAACACTAGAGGGTTTAGGTTGACATTTCAGTATAGAGAAAGCCAATGACAAAGTAATCAACAAGAAGCTAATTTGTGGTTCTATAATAGAATATGATTCTCTGCACTCAATATTCAGTAGTATGCCGGTGTTGGTGAATAACAGTGTGAAGAAGACATGTTCATGGCTTCCTTGATCTGCAATATGGATGCTGATTGTGAGAAGCTTTTAGTCTGCAAAATGGACTTAGATTGTGTGAAGACCCTCCATTTTGATACAGAGGTATTTTTGAGCTCTGCATTAGTTCCAATTTTGATATACCTTTTAGAGACATCTCCATCTTACAGATTCTATTTGCCTTGTTCTACTATACCCTTCAAAAACTCTATTTTTCATGGACTCCAGATATTTTTATGACCTGGCTTTAAGTTCAAAGTTCCCTTTATTGTTATGTTATAAGGAGTCATACTCCTGATGAGCAGGTTTCTGATTAACTTAGAatctttctttctttcattttttttaatgtagACAAATCATTGTTCTAGAAGGTTCAATACCTCTCGAGGAAATGATGCATCAACAACATACACAACTGGAAAGTCGCCATTCCCGTATTTGGACAATTTTGTAGAATCTATTGCCTCCATTGGAAGTGTATCAGGTTGTGCTATTTTCAATTATATGCTGTTCTTGAGTTAAGCATGTTCTATATGAGTAACaattttgaaagcttaaatttTTCTAGTACTTTGCCTTGCACAAATGGCAGAACCTCTTAAAACTGTTCTGTTGGATTTTTTTTTGAGATTACTTCCTTTTTTTTCTGTGTTCCTTCTTAATTTCACCTATTGCCAGATTCTCCTTTCTAGTTCTAAGAAACTTGAGCTTAATCTAACAAGATTTGCAAGCAGTCCATGCTACAGTATTCCTTCAAATTCTCCATTTTAAGGAGCTACCTGGTTCTTTTAACTTTAGCAAAGAACGCTAACTGGAAACAAGTCTATTCCTTCTCTTAGGTTAATTCGTTAGGGATTCGGAAATCTAATGCTTCATGAATTTTTATCTCCTTCATTACCTTGCTGACACTATCCGCCAATCAGGGAAAATCCGAAGCTGGTATTGGTTTTCAGAGTATGGATTGACGGTCTATAGCATGTCAAGAAATAGATATTGTGAACGAATTGGTAGACAGCATAAAAGCAATCACGGTGTGTCTTCTTTGATCTTATATCTTTTTAGCTGCAAGTAAAATATATCTCTGcaatttttcttgtttattttaATTCAGCAATTCAGAAACTCGCTTGTGTAGCTGTAAATGTGTGACAGCTAAAATATTTTGAAGATATTACTTGAAACTTCTCTTTGTGGTTATGCAGACTTAGTTTCCACTGTGTTGGAATTTCCCATGTCTACTTTATATAAAAGAAACAAGCtcatgagaatcatctctttttgGTTCAGTTATATATGTTGTTGACCTGAGAAGGGCCATTTATTATCAGAAATGTCACGATCCAGATTGCCAAGGTGCtggacattttttttttttttgtagcacCGTTTTGATGCCATGTTGAATCGCTTTAAACTGATGTTTTTTACGGCACCAGGTTACCGATCTCCCTTACGACCGATCCCGATAAATTTGATCCCTGATCCTTCATTTTCCTATGACCCAGTGCAAGTGGTACATCATATGGGATTATCAAATGATAACCTTGAGTATCAATCTGTTAACAACAATTGTGGAGGTGTTCTGCTTTACAATGATGACCATGATACAGACAACTTCACTAAAGATTCTTGGTGGCTTGAAGCTGTAAAAGTTGCCGATGATATAGAAAGCAAGCGGAAAACAGTGGAGCTTAGCACCGTGGTTAGTTCTCTAAGCACACATTAGTTCTCTTGTAGCCAACTTCTTTCATTCCTCAATGCCATTTCCAATGCCTAGAGTGGCTATATCAGAACTCAATAAGACATGTAGCTACCAGCACAAGTGCAGTTCTCATTCTACTTTTCTTTTCTCATCTGTAGACTAAATAGGGTAGATCAAAATCCTGCGGACTCGAAATTGAAAGTATGCATGTGTTAAATAGGTAGAGATTTCTTATAACCTGATTATTTCCTTGATTTCTGCAAGCAGAACAACATTGATGAAGATGACAACTGGTGGATAGCTGTGGAAAGGACTGCTTCCCAAGCTGAGCTGATGCACTTTTAACAGCCAGCAGCTCAGCTTGAGCACTGGGGAAGACTCATCCAGCTTTAATTTTGCAAATGTGTAGATTGCCTCTTACTGAATCTATCATGCATCTATACCGTGTACTTGGTTGCTAATAAGTATACCATCGGAGGCCATATCtctcaacatccatttcagcAACCCTCCGTTAATTTTGTAAATATAAATGTATCATATACTGTTTTACACGTTTATGATCACAACAATTCTACCTCGCATTTGTTCAGGCCTGCTCGGTCACCCTAGGAAggcattaag encodes:
- the LOC110637438 gene encoding uncharacterized protein LOC110637438 isoform X1, yielding MSMKPMDDVDRLFECFKCGVSPPQSALRIRKRSKSKSKQGNEIHEVSPASGTPSPGSAMQPKKKNATDAQLSGEKFGSTTVKANNLSHGRQISPFVFYGSPHGVPPKRPISLLRLLREIRIDLAEQQKSNLRTEVWATFPRQNEAMNFAKEHGNVCVFSYQDHHNGQRRFLVSTYKEFWRRYKSMDSKFRHHYEVIQEGLPCHLYFDLEFSKRENAERHGDEMVDLLTSVILEALLEKYSIQGNLEWIVELDSSTAEKFSRHLIIRIPKAAFKDNSHAGAFVSEICSRISSARERDDGYEKLFVRKDSTSESPSQLFVDTAVYSRNRVFRLALSSKAGKSAVLLPTGRFKCKDMCEEDMFMASLICNMDADCEKLLVCKMDLDCVKTLHFDTETNHCSRRFNTSRGNDASTTYTTGKSPFPYLDNFVESIASIGSVSGKIRSWYWFSEYGLTVYSMSRNRYCERIGRQHKSNHVIYVVDLRRAIYYQKCHDPDCQGYRSPLRPIPINLIPDPSFSYDPVQVVHHMGLSNDNLEYQSVNNNCGGVLLYNDDHDTDNFTKDSWWLEAVKVADDIESKRKTVELSTVNNIDEDDNWWIAVERTASQAELMHF
- the LOC110637438 gene encoding uncharacterized protein LOC110637438 isoform X2; this translates as MQPKKKNATDAQLSGEKFGSTTVKANNLSHGRQISPFVFYGSPHGVPPKRPISLLRLLREIRIDLAEQQKSNLRTEVWATFPRQNEAMNFAKEHGNVCVFSYQDHHNGQRRFLVSTYKEFWRRYKSMDSKFRHHYEVIQEGLPCHLYFDLEFSKRENAERHGDEMVDLLTSVILEALLEKYSIQGNLEWIVELDSSTAEKFSRHLIIRIPKAAFKDNSHAGAFVSEICSRISSARERDDGYEKLFVRKDSTSESPSQLFVDTAVYSRNRVFRLALSSKAGKSAVLLPTGRFKCKDMCEEDMFMASLICNMDADCEKLLVCKMDLDCVKTLHFDTETNHCSRRFNTSRGNDASTTYTTGKSPFPYLDNFVESIASIGSVSGKIRSWYWFSEYGLTVYSMSRNRYCERIGRQHKSNHVIYVVDLRRAIYYQKCHDPDCQGYRSPLRPIPINLIPDPSFSYDPVQVVHHMGLSNDNLEYQSVNNNCGGVLLYNDDHDTDNFTKDSWWLEAVKVADDIESKRKTVELSTVNNIDEDDNWWIAVERTASQAELMHF